The Corynebacterium sphenisci DSM 44792 genome includes the window CGGCCGGTGATGTCCAGGAACACGTCCTCCAGGCTGCGCCGGGCCACCTGCAGCCCGGTGATCAGCACCCCGCGGTCGGCGCACCAGGCGGCCAGCCGGGCGATGCCCTCGGCGTCGGCGGCCCCGGCGACCCGGTACCGGTTCGGCGCCACCGCGCGCACCTCCACCGCCGCCCCCGGGCCGGCGAGGTGGCCGGCCAGGGCCGCGGCGTCGATCGGCGCGTCCACGGTGAGGTCGATGCCCCGGGTGGTGGCGAGGCCGGTGAGCTCCCCGGTGGTGCCATGCGCGACGGTGCGCCCCCGGTCGATGATCATCACCTCGTCGGCCAGGGCCTCCGCCTCGTCCATCAGGTGGGTGGTGAGCACCACGGTGGCCCCGTCCCGGCGCAGCGAGCCGATCAGGTCCCACACCGCCAGCCGGGACTGGGCGTCCAGCCCGGCGGTGGGCTCGTCGAGGAAGACCAGCTCCGGCCGGCCGACCAGGGCGCAGGCCAGGGAGAGCCGCTGCTGCTGGCCGCCGGAGAGCCGGCGGTAGGCGGTGGCCCGGTTGCGGCCCAGGCCGACGACGTCGATGAGCCAGTCCACGTCCAGGGGGTCGGCGGCGTAGCCGGCGACCAGCTCCAGCATCTCGGCCACGCGCACCCCCGGGTAGGCGCCGCCGCCCTGCAGCATCACGCCGATCCGGCGGCGCAGCGCATCGGTCTGCCGGTGCGGATCCAGGCCCAGCACCCGCACGGTGCCGGAGTCGGGCCGCACGAAGCCCTCGCACATCTCCACGGTGGTGGTCTTGCCGGCGCCGTTGGGCCCCAGCAGGGCGAGCACCTTGCCGCGCGCCAGGCGCAGGCCGAGCCCGTCGACCGCGGTGACGTCGCCGTAGCGCTTCGTCACCCCGGTAAGTTCCAGCGCCGGCGCGTCGCCGGCCTCCATGGCGTGGGTCACGGGGCAAGCATAGGCCAGCCCGGGCCGCAACCCGGCCACAGGGCCGCGCCGCGCGCCGCTCAGCGCACCCGGAACACCCGGGTGCGCGCGCCCAGGGCGAGCACCGCCGCCAGGCACACCGCGAAGGACCCGGCGGCGCCGAGGTAGATCTGCAGCACGGTCATCGGCGGCAGGCCCAGGCCGCGGGGCAGCACCGCGAAGCTGAAGAAGGTGGAGTAGGCCACCACCGCCACCCGGAACCCGGGCCGGTCCGCCCAGCCGGACAGCGGCACCAGGGCCCACAGCAGGTACCAGGGGTGCACCACCGGGAAGAGCAGCACCAGGGCGAACATGGACAGCCCGTAGCCGCCCAGGGGGTGGATCCGGCCCCGGAAGGTGGCCCAGAGCATGCGCAGCATCCACGCCCCGGCCAGGGCCACGCCCAGGCCCCGGGTCAGGGTCAGCGCCGCATCGGAGACGTCCCCGACGCCGAGCAGCCGGCCGAAGAACCCGGCGAGCACGCCGAGCAGGGTGGGCAGGGACATCCAGCTGCGGATGCTGGCCGCCCCGCCCTGGCTGGTCACCCAGCCGAAGCCCAGCCCGGTGGCGGTGGAGGCGGCGACCACGGTGACCCCGGCCACCGCGGCCACCCCGGCGGCGGCGCGGGCCACCGCCGCGGCCCCGCCGCCGAACCGGCGGGCCAGGGCCATCCCGGCGAACCCGAGGGCGACGAAGCCGGTGACCTTCACCATCCCGGCCAGGGCGATGAGCACGATCCCGGCGATGAGCAGCACCAGGCGCCGGCCCCGGGGCCGGCCCCGGCCGGGGTCGGGCGCCGGGTCCGGGGAACCGGCCCGGGGGGCGCCGTGCAGGGCGCATTGGGTGAGCTCCAGCCCGCACAGCAGCAGCGCCAGCAGCAGCGACTCGTTGTGCGCGCCGCCGACCAGGTGCAGCAGCACCAGCGGGTTGAGCACGCCCAGCCACAGCGCGAACTGGGGGGAGACCCCGCAGCGCTGGGCGAGCCGGACCAGCGCCCAGGCCACCGCGTAGAGGGAGATCACCGCGATGGTGCGGTGCAGCAGCACCGAGGCGAGCACGTGGTCCTCGGTGAGCGCGGAGATGCCCGCGGCCACCGCCATCGCCACCGGGCCGTAGGGGCTGGGCGAATGGGACCAGATCAGCGGCACCGAGCGGGCCAGCGGATCCCGGGCGCCGAGGATGTCCACCGGCCCGGCGAGGTAGGGGTCCAGGCCCCGGCCCACGATCGCGCCCTGCGCCAGGTAGGAGTAGATGTCCTGGGTGAACAGGGGGGCGGTGATGAGCAGGGGCAGCACCCAGCCGGCGAAGGTGCGCACCAGCATCCCGGTGTCCACCGCGGTGACCCGGGTGCGCGCCCCGGCGTAGACGAACACGCCCACGCCCAGCCAGGCCAGCACCAGGAAGGCGATCCCGGTGAAGGTGACGATGGTGGTGGCCTGCAGCATCCGGCCGAGCGCCCCGCCGAGCGGGTTGGCCCAGAAGGCGTTGCCGATCACCGGGGTGGCCCCGGCGCCGATGCCGCCGACCAGGATCAGGATCGCGCCGAGGGTGCCGGTCCAGCGCAGCGCGGTGAAGCGGCGCAGCTCGCGGTGGTCCACCCGGTAGGCGAGGGGGGATTCCACGCCGCGGTGCAGGGTCGCCGATCGGGACCCGGCCCGGCCGATCCGGGGCAGCGCGTCGCGCACCCAGCCGGGGGCCAGCGCGCCCCGGGTCGCTTCCTCGTCCACGGGCTAGAGGATACCGGCCCAGGCGCCCCGGGGCCGTCTGGACATGGCGGCCCAATTACGCAACACTTGTGTTGTCTAAAGCCCCGGCGGGATCCGCCGGGGCGGCGGACCGTGCCCGGGCCCGGATCGGACCCGGGGGCGCGGCAGTGCACGAGACGATACCGGCAGGAGGTGCCGACGATGACGCCCACGCGCGACGGCGACACCCGCCGCCGGATCCTGGAGACCCTGCTTGCCGGGGACCCGGCCAGCGCCTCGGAGATCGCCGCCGAACTGGGGCTGTCCGCGGCGGCGGTGCGCCGCCACCTGGACATCCTGGTCGGCGAGGGCCTCGCCGAGGCCGCGCCGGCGCCGGCGGCGGGACCCCGCGGCCGGGGCCGGCCGGCGAAGACCTTCCGGCTCACCGCCGAGGGGCGCTCCCGCTTCGGCCACGGCTACGACGAACTCGCCGCGGCGGCGCTGGCCGCCCTGCGCGAGGCCGGCGGGGAGGCGGCCGTCATGGCCTTCGCCCGCCGCCGGGCCGCGGAGATCCTCGACGGCGTCGACGCCGTCGGCGACGGGGTGAGCGTGCCCGAGGTGGTGGACCAGGTCGTCGGCGCCTTCCGGCGGCACGGCTACGCCGCGCACGCCCACCCGGGCCGCGCCGGTTTGCAGCTGTGCCAGCGGCATTGCCCGATCAGCGAGGTCGCCGGGGACTTCCCCGAGCTGTGCGAGGCCGAGCAGGAGGCGGTGAGCACCCTGCTGGGCCAGCACACCCAGCAGCTGGCTACCATCGCCGACGGCAACGGCGTGTGCACCGTGCACATCCCCCTCGTCCGATCCCGACCCCCAGCCCCCCATGCAGCACCCACAGAAAGGAGCGGACAATGACCCTCGCCCAGGATGAATCCGCGATGGTGCCCAAGCCCCAGACCGATGAGGAGATCATCGAGTCGATCGGCGCCTACCAGTACGGCTGGCATGACGACGACACCGCCGGGGCGGCCGCCAAGCGCGGCCTGTCCGAGGCGGTCGTGCGCGACATCTCCGCCAAGAAGGACGAGCCGGAGTGGATGCTCGAGCGCCGCCTGAAGGCGCTGGACATCTTCGATCGGAAGCCGCTGCCCACCTGGGGCGCGGATCTCTCCGGCATCGACTTCGACAACATCAAGTACTTCGTGCGCTCCACGGAGAAGCAGGCCCAGACCTGGGACGATCTGCCCGCCGACATCAAGGAGACCTACGACAAGCTGGGCATCCCGGAGGCGGAGAAGCAGCGCCTGGTCTCCGGGGTGGCCGCCCAGTACGAGTCCGAGGTGGTCTACCACCAGATCCGCGAGGACCTGGAGGCCCAGGGGGTCATCTTCCTCGACACCGACACCGGCCTGAAGGAGCACCCGGAGCTGTTCCGGGAGTACTTCGGCTCGGTGATCCCCGCCGGCGACAACAAGTTCTCCGCGCTCAACACCGCGGTGTGGTCCGGCGGCTCCTTCATCTACGTGCCCAAGGGGGTGCACGTGGACATCCCGCTGCAGGCCTACTTCCGGATCAACACCGAGAACATGGGCCAGTTCGAGCGCACCCTGATCATCGTCGACGAGGACGCCTACGTGCACTACGTCGAGGGCTGCACCGCGCCGATCTACAAGTCGGATTCGCTGCACTCCGCGGTGGTGGAGATCATCGTGAAGAAGGGCGGCCGCTGCCGCTACACCACCATCCAGAACTGGTCGAACAACGTCTACAACCTGGTCACCAAGCGCACCAAGTGCGAGGAGGGCGCGACCATGGAGTGGATCGACGGCAACATCGGCTCCAAGGTGACCATGAAGTACCCGGCGGTGTGGATGACCGGCCCGCACGCCCGCGGGGAGGTGCTTTCGGTGGCCTTCGCCGGGCAGGACCAGTTCCAGGACACCGGGGCGAAGATGGTGCACATGGCCCCGCACACCTCCTCCAACATCGTCTCCAAGTCGGTGGCGCGCAGCGGCGGCCGGGCCGCCTACCGCGGCCTGGTGCAGGTGAACAAGGGCGCCAAGCACTCCGCCAGCTCGGTGGAGTGCGATGCGCTGCTGGTGGACACCATCTCCCGCTCGGACACCTACCCCTACGTCGACGTGCGCGAGGACGACGTCACCCTCGGCCATGAGGCGACCGTCTCCCAGGTCTCCGATGACCAGCTCTTCTACCTGATGAGCCGCGGGATCGAGGAGGATGAGGCGATGGCCATGGTGGTCCGCGGATTCGTGGAGCCCATCGCCAAGGAGCTGCCCATGGAGTACGCCCTGGAGCTCAACCGCCTCATTGAACTGCAGATGGAAGGGTCGGTCGGTTAAACCCATGACTACCGCAAACACCGTTGAACCGGCGGTGCAGCCGCACCGCCGGGTGCTCGCCAACAAGGGCGACATCTTCAGCTCCTTCGACGTCGCCGACTTCCCGGTGCCCAAGGGCCGCGACGAGGAGTGGCGGTTCACCCCGCTGCGCCGGCTGCACGGCCTGCACGACGGCACCGCCGGGGAGCCGGCGCCGGCGGACATCGCCGTCGACGCCGCCGAGGGCGTCGAGGTGCACCGGGTGCGCCGCGGCGACGAGCGCCTCGGCCGGGCCGGGACGCCGGTGGACCGGGTCGCCGCCCAGGCCTTCAGCAGCTTCGACGAGGCCGTGGTGCTGGAGGTCGGCCGCGGCGCCGAGGCCGGGGCCCAGGATCCGGTCACGGTGCGGATCACCGGGCCCGGGGAGGGCCGGGTCGCCTACGGGCACGTGGTGATCGACGTCGCCGCCGGCGCCCACGCCGCGGTGGTGCTGGACTACCGCGGCTCCGGGGCCTTCGCCGACAACGTGGAGTTCCTGGTCGGCGACGCCGCCTCGCTGACCGTGGTCAGCCTCGGCAACTGGGCCGCGGACGCGGTGCACCTCTCCGGCCACCACGGCCGGCTGGGCCGCGACGCGGTGCTGCGGCACACCGTGGCCTGCTTCGGCGGGTCCGTGGTGCGGGTGATCCCGCGGGTGGCCTTCACCGCCCCCGGCGGCGACGCCGAGCTGCTGGGCGTGTACTTCGCCGATGACGGCCAGTACTTCGAGCAGCGGCTGCTGGTGGATCACGCGGTGCCGAACTGCCGCTCCAACGTGATGTACAAGGGCGCCCTGCAGGGCGACCCGGACTCCCGGCTGCCCGATGCGCGCACCGCCTGGGTCGGCGATGTGCTGATCCGGGAGAACGCCGGCGGCACGGACACCTACGAGCTGAACCGGAACCTGATCCTCACCGAGGGCGCCCGGGCGGACTCGGTGCCCAACCTGGAGATCGAGACCGGCGAGATCGCCGGCGCCGGGCACGCCGCCACCGTCGGCCGCTTCGACGACGACCAGCTGTTCTACCTGATGAGCCGGGGCATCCCGGAGGAGGTGGCGCGCCGGCTGGTGGTGCGCGGCTTCTTCGGCGAGGTGATCCACCGGATCCCGGTGGAGTCCGTCCGCGACCGGCTCACCGACCTCATCGACGCCGAGCTCGCCACCGTCGAGCTCTAGCGGCGCCCCACCCACCCGAACTTCCCGAGAAGGACACCACCTGACGATGAGCACCCTGGAAATCAAGAACCTGCATGCGCAGGTGCTCCCCACCGACGAGACCGCCGAGCCGAAGCCGATCCTCAAGGGGGTGAACCTGACCATCCGGTCGGGGGAGACCCATGCGGTGATGGGCCCCAACGGCTCCGGCAAGTCCACCCTGGCGTACACCATCGCCGGGCACCCCCGCTACGAGGTCACCGAGGGCGAGGTGCTGCTCGACGGCGAGAACATCCTGGAGATGAGCGTCGACGAGCGCGCCCGGGCCGGCCTCTTCCTGGCCATGCAGTACCCGGTGGAGGTCACCGGCGTGTCCATGTCCAACTTCCTGCGCTCGGCGGCCACCGCGGTGCGCGGCGAGGCCCCGAAGCTGCGGCACTGGGTCAAGGAGGTCAAGGAGGCGATGCGCGGGCTGGAGATCGACCCGTCGTTCTCCGAGCGCTCCGTCAACGAGGGCTTCTCCGGCGGGGAGAAGAAGCGCCACGAGATCCTGCAGCTGGATCTGCTGCGGCCCAAGTTCGCCGTGCTCGACGAGACCGACTCCGGCCTGGACGTCGACGCGCTGCGGGTCTGCTCCGACGGGATCAACCGCTACCAGGAGGAGACCGACGGCGGGATCCTCATCATCACCCACTACCAGCGGATCCTGAACTACGTGCGGCCCGATTTCGTGCACGTCTTCCACGACGGCCGCTTCGTCGAGTCCGGTGGCCCGGAGCTGGCCCTGGCCCTGGAGGAGCACGGCTACGAGCGGTTCATCGATGCTCAGTCCTGAGCTGCGGGCGGATTTCCCGATCCTCGCCCGCACCGTCCGGGACGGCCGGCCGCTGGTCTACCTGGACTCCGGGGCCACCGCGCAGCGGCCCCGGCAGGTGATCGAGGCGGAGACCCGGTTCCTGGAGCGGTGCAACGCCCCGGTGCACCGCGGCGCCTACCAGCTCGCGGAGGAGGCCACCGACGCCTACGAGGGCGCCCGGGAGGCGATCGCGGCCTTCATCGGCGCCGATCACGAGGATCTGGTGTTCACCAAGAACGCCACCGAGGCGCTGAACCTGCTCGCCTACACCCTCGGCGACGACCGGGCCGGCCGGTGGGCGGTCGGCCCCGGCGACACCATCGTGGTCACCGAGCTGGAGCACCACGCCAACCTGGTGCCCTGGCAGGAGCTGGCCCGGCGCACCGGGGCGCGGCTGCGCTGGTACGCCGCCACCGCCGATGGCCGGATCGACCTGGACTCCCTGGACCTCGATGAGACGGTCAAGGTGGTGGCCTTCACCCACCAGTCGAATGTCACCGGGGCGGTGAGCGACGTCGCCGAGATCGTCTCCCGGGCGCGGGCGGTGGGCGCGCTCACCGTGCTCGACGCCTGCCAGTCGGTGCCGCATATGCCGGTGCACGTGGGCGAGCTCGGGGTGGACGCGCTGGCCTTCTCCGGGCACAAGATGCTCGGCCCCACCGGGGTCGGCGCCCTGTGGGCGCGGCGGGAGCTGCTCGCCGCGCTGCCGCCCTTCCTCACCGGCGGCTCCATGATCGAGGTCGTCGCCATGGACGGCTCCAGCTACGCGGGGCCCCCGCAGCGCTTCGAGGCCGGCACCATGATGACCAGCCAGGTCGTCGGCCTCGGCGCGGCCGTGGGGTACCTGGAGGCGCTGGGCATGCCCGCCGTCGCCGCGCATGAGCGGGCGCTCACCGAGCGCGCCCTGGAGCTGCTGCCCGCCATCCCGGGCCTGCGGATCATCGGCCCGGCCGGCCCCGAGGATCGCGGGGCGGCGGTGTCCTTCCAGGTCGACGGGGTGCACCCGCATGACCTGGGCCAGGTCCTCGATGACCGCGGGGTGTGCATCCGGGTCGGCCACCACTGCGCCTGGCCGGTGCACCGCGCCCTGGGCGTGCAGTCCACCGCCCGGGCCTCGTTCTACCTGTACAACACCCTCGACGAGGTTGACGCGCTCGCCGACGCCATCGTCGACGCCAAGCGTTTCTTCGGCGTCTGAACCCGCGCCCGCCCGGACCCCGGGCGGCGCACCGCCTCATCCGGCGGGTCCTGGAGGAGCATATGAAACTCGAGCAGATGTACCAGGAGGTCATCCTGGACCACTACAAGCACCCGCAGCATGCCGGGTTGCGGGAGCCCTACGGGGCGGAGGTGCACCACGTCAACCCCTCCTGCGGGGACGAGCTCACCCTGCGGGTGGCGCTCTCCGCGGACGGGGCCACCGTCGAGGACGTGTCCTATGACGCGGTGGGCTGCTCCATCTCGCAGGCCTCGACCTCGGTGATGGCCGAGGAGATCATCGGCCGGCCGGTCGAGGAGGCGATGGCCAAGCTCGCCGAATTCGAGCGCATGATCACCTCCCGGGGCACCGTGGAGGGCGATGAGGACCTGATCGGCGACGGCATCGCCTTCGCCGGGGTCTCGAAGTACCCGGCGCGGGTGAAATGCGCGCTGCTGGGCTGGAAGGCCTTCCAGGCGGCCACCGCCGAGGCCATGCACGGCGGGGCCGGCCCCGCCGCGGACACCGAGGAGGACCGATGAACCAGAACGAGCACACCCCCGACGCGGCGGCCGCCGCGGAGGCCGAGGCCGCCCGCGCGGCCCGGATCGCCGAGGAGGAGAACACCCTCGGGGTGCCGGAGCGCCCCGAGCAGTCCGCCGCGGACGAGCAGCTGGCGATCCAGGTGGAGGAGGCGATGTACGACGTCGTCGACCCCGAGATCGGGATCAACGTGGTCGATCTCGGCCTGGTCTACGACATCTGGATCGAGGACGGCTCCACCGCGGTCATCCACATGACCCTGACCTCCCCGGCCTGCCCGCTGACCGATCTGCTCACCAGCCAGACCGAGTCGCTGGTGATGGACCTCGACGGCATCGAGGACTACCGGATCAACTGGGTGTGGTCCCCGCCGTGGGGCCCCCAGTTCATCACCGAGGACGGCCGCGACCAGATGCGGGCGCTGGGCTTCTCCGTCTAGCCGCCCCCGCCCGGGGCGGCGCGCGACACCTGGCGAAGGGAGGGATCCATCATGCTGCCCAACGTCCGTTGGCCGGAGCTGGTCATCCTGCTCATCGTCATCTGCGCGATCGCGCTGATCGCGGCGATCATCCGCCGGCTCTAGCCGGATCCGCCGCCGGGCGCAGCGGCAGCGCCACCGTGGCCAGCAGCCGGCCCAGCACCCGCGGGGCCCGCCGGGCCAGGCCCGGGGCCAGCGCGAGCATGGTCGCCGCGATCCCGGCCGGGGAGGCCCCGGTGAGGTAGGCCCGGATCCGGTGCTCCGGGAGGCGGGCGAATTCGGCGAAGAAGGCCCGGGTGGCGGGCGCGTCGAAGCCCAGCAGCACCCGCAGTCCCCGCCGGCGCAGCCAGGTCGCCGCCGCCCCGCCCGGGGCCGCCGCCGCCCGGCCCCCGGCGAGGGCGTCGAGCACCCGATCCGCGTCCGCCAGCGCCCAGCCCACCGAGTAGCCGGTGGCCGGGTGCATCCACCCGGCGGCCGCCCCGAACCGGACGACCCCGCCGCCGCGCCGGCGGGGCGGCGGCATCCGCCCCGGGCCCAGGGGGAAGTCCACCACCTCCTCCGCCAGCGCCGCCCCCGGCGGCACGCCGAGATCGGCGAGCCGGGCGGCCTGCATCCGCCGCAGATGGGCGTGCAGCCCCGCATCCCCGGCGGCGTTCGCGGCCACGGCGAGGATGGTCTCCTCCACCAGCCAGCGGCCGCCGCCGAGCGGAATCCGGTAGGAGAAGGTCGCCGGGAGCGCCTCGGCCCCCGGCGGGGCGCCCGCGGGCACCCGGAAGTCCATGAGCACCGCCCGCCGGTGCGCCGCCGGCAGCGCCGCGGCGGGGAGGACCTGCCCGTAGGCCAGCTGCCGGGCGGCCAGCGGCCGCGCCGGCCGGGTGTCCGCCACCGCGTCCGGCCGGTCCCAGCCGGCCGCGGCCACGACCCCGGCCGGGGTCACCTCCGGCCCCGCCGGGCCGGGTCGGGCGCCCGCCCGGGACCGGGCCACGGCGAAGCCGCCCAGCCCGGCGAGCGCGCCGGCGTCGAGCACCGCGTACTCCGAGTCCAGGGCCCGTTCCCGGCCGGCGGCGTCGATGAGCACCGGCCGCGCCCGGGCCGCGACCGCCGCCGCCGGCAGCCAGCCGGGCAGCTGGTCGGCCCAGGCGCCCACCGTGGACGGGGCCCGGGGCCCGGCCGGGTCCACGCCGAGCACCGGCCAGCCCCGGGCCGCGGCCCGGTGCGCCAGGGCGGTGCCGGCCGGCCCCAGGCCCAGCACCACCAGCCGCGGCGGGGGCTCGGGTCGGGTACCGGGGGCGGGCGTGGCGTCCATGGCCCCACAGGATACGTCCGCGCCGGGTGCGGCCCGCCCACCTGGTAGCCTTCCCCGACGTGATTGTCACCAAGGATCTGGAGGTCCGCGCCGGCGCGCGCACCCTGCTCGACGCCCCCGGGGAGCAGCTGCGGGTGCAGCCCGGCGACCGGATCGGCCTGGTCGGGCGCAATGGCGCGGGCAAGACCACGACCATGCGGATCCTGGCCGGGGAGGGCGAGCCCTACGGCGGGGAGGTGATCCGCGCCGGGGACATCGGCTACCTGCCCCAGGATCCCCGGGAGGGCGATGTCACCGTCTCCGCCCGCGATCGGGTGCTCTCCGCCCGGGGCCTGGACACGATCCGGCATTCCATGGAGCGCCAGCAGGAGATCATGGAGACCGCCGGGGCCCCGGCGAAGCGTGATGCGGCGATCCGCAAGTACTCCCGCCTGGAGGAGCGCTACCACGATCTCGGCGGCTACGAGGCGGACAGCGAGGCCGCCCGGATCTGCGACGCCCTGGGCCTGCCGGAGCGGATCCTGGACCAGCCGCTGGGCACCCTCTCCGGTGGCCAGCGCCGCCGGGTGGAGCTCGCCCGGATCCTCTTCGCCGCCTCCGGCGGGGCCGGCAAATCGGCGACCACGCTGCTGCTCGACGAGCCCACCAACCACCTCGACGCCGACTCCATCACCTGGTTGCGCGGGTTCCTGCGCGGCCACGAGGGCGGGCTGGTGATGATCAGCCATGACGTGGACCTGCTCGCCGCGGTGTGCAACAAGGTGTGGTTCCTCGACGCGGTGCGCGGGGAGGCCGACGTGTACAACATGGGCTGGCGCAAGTACCTCGACGCCCGGGCCACCGACGAGGCCCGGCGGCGCCGGGAGCGGGCGAACGCGGAGAAGAAGGCCACCGCGCTGCGCCGGCAGGCCGACAAGCTCGGCGCGAAGGCCACCAAGGCCCGGGCGGCGAAGCAGATGGTCGCCCGCGCGGAGCGGATGCTCGACGAGCTCGACGAGGAGACCGTCGCGGACAAGGTGGCGCACATCTCCTTCCCGACCCCGGCGCCCTGCGGGAAGACCCCGCTCAACGCCCGCGGGCTGACCAAGATGTACGGCTCCCTGGAGGTCTTCGCCGGGGTGGACCTGGCCATCGACCGGGGATCCCGGGTGGTGGTGCTGGGCTTCAACGGCGCCGGCAAGACCACGCTGCTCAAGCTCCTCGCCGGGGTGGAGCGCACCGACGGCGAGGGCGGGGTGGTCTCCGGGCACGGGCTGAAGATCGGCTACTTCGCCCAGGAGCACGACACCATCGACCCGGCGAAGTCGGTGTGGCAGAACACCGTGGACGCCTGCCCGGAGGTCGACGAGCAGGAGCTGCGCGGGCTGCTGGGGGCGTTCATGTTCTCCGGGGCGCAGCTGGAGCAGCCGGCGGGGACCCTCTCCGGCGGGGAGAAGACCCGGCTGGCGCTGGCCGCGCTGGTCAGCTCCCGGGCGAACGTGCTGCTGCTCGACGAGCCGACGAACAACCTGGACCCGGTGTCCCGGGAGCAGGTGCTCGACGCGCTGCGCACCTACACCGGGGCGGTGGTGCTGGTCACCCACGATCCCGGCGCGGTGCGCGCCCTGGAGCCGGAGCGGGTGATCGTGCTGCCCGACGGCACCGAGGACCTGTGGAGCGAGGACTACATGGAGATCGTCGAACTGGCCTGAGCCGGCGCCCGCGGCGGGGCCGGCTCAGCGGGGCCGGGCGTGCAGCCGGGCGAAGTTGGCGAGCATCGCCCCGCTGCGCTCCACGCGCAGCCGCCGGGACTCGGCGACCGCCCGGGCGTCGCCGCCGGGGGAGAAGTAGCCGTGCCGGTTGTAGATCGCCAGCCGCTGGGCGAAGGCGTCGGCGTCGAGCTCCGGGTGGAACTGGGTGGCGTAGGCGTTCGGCCCCAGCCGGAACATCTGCACCGGGCAGGCCTCGCCCACGGCGAGCAGGGTCGCCGACTCCGGCAGCACCTCGATCGCCTCCTTGTGGCCCACCGCGGCGTGGAAGACCCCCGGCAGCCCGGCGAGCACCGGATCGGCCCGGCCG containing:
- a CDS encoding ABC transporter ATP-binding protein, yielding MEAGDAPALELTGVTKRYGDVTAVDGLGLRLARGKVLALLGPNGAGKTTTVEMCEGFVRPDSGTVRVLGLDPHRQTDALRRRIGVMLQGGGAYPGVRVAEMLELVAGYAADPLDVDWLIDVVGLGRNRATAYRRLSGGQQQRLSLACALVGRPELVFLDEPTAGLDAQSRLAVWDLIGSLRRDGATVVLTTHLMDEAEALADEVMIIDRGRTVAHGTTGELTGLATTRGIDLTVDAPIDAAALAGHLAGPGAAVEVRAVAPNRYRVAGAADAEGIARLAAWCADRGVLITGLQVARRSLEDVFLDITGREMRS
- the mptB gene encoding polyprenol phosphomannose-dependent alpha 1,6 mannosyltransferase MptB, with translation MDEEATRGALAPGWVRDALPRIGRAGSRSATLHRGVESPLAYRVDHRELRRFTALRWTGTLGAILILVGGIGAGATPVIGNAFWANPLGGALGRMLQATTIVTFTGIAFLVLAWLGVGVFVYAGARTRVTAVDTGMLVRTFAGWVLPLLITAPLFTQDIYSYLAQGAIVGRGLDPYLAGPVDILGARDPLARSVPLIWSHSPSPYGPVAMAVAAGISALTEDHVLASVLLHRTIAVISLYAVAWALVRLAQRCGVSPQFALWLGVLNPLVLLHLVGGAHNESLLLALLLCGLELTQCALHGAPRAGSPDPAPDPGRGRPRGRRLVLLIAGIVLIALAGMVKVTGFVALGFAGMALARRFGGGAAAVARAAAGVAAVAGVTVVAASTATGLGFGWVTSQGGAASIRSWMSLPTLLGVLAGFFGRLLGVGDVSDAALTLTRGLGVALAGAWMLRMLWATFRGRIHPLGGYGLSMFALVLLFPVVHPWYLLWALVPLSGWADRPGFRVAVVAYSTFFSFAVLPRGLGLPPMTVLQIYLGAAGSFAVCLAAVLALGARTRVFRVR
- a CDS encoding helix-turn-helix transcriptional regulator; the protein is MTPTRDGDTRRRILETLLAGDPASASEIAAELGLSAAAVRRHLDILVGEGLAEAAPAPAAGPRGRGRPAKTFRLTAEGRSRFGHGYDELAAAALAALREAGGEAAVMAFARRRAAEILDGVDAVGDGVSVPEVVDQVVGAFRRHGYAAHAHPGRAGLQLCQRHCPISEVAGDFPELCEAEQEAVSTLLGQHTQQLATIADGNGVCTVHIPLVRSRPPAPHAAPTERSGQ
- the sufB gene encoding Fe-S cluster assembly protein SufB, coding for MTLAQDESAMVPKPQTDEEIIESIGAYQYGWHDDDTAGAAAKRGLSEAVVRDISAKKDEPEWMLERRLKALDIFDRKPLPTWGADLSGIDFDNIKYFVRSTEKQAQTWDDLPADIKETYDKLGIPEAEKQRLVSGVAAQYESEVVYHQIREDLEAQGVIFLDTDTGLKEHPELFREYFGSVIPAGDNKFSALNTAVWSGGSFIYVPKGVHVDIPLQAYFRINTENMGQFERTLIIVDEDAYVHYVEGCTAPIYKSDSLHSAVVEIIVKKGGRCRYTTIQNWSNNVYNLVTKRTKCEEGATMEWIDGNIGSKVTMKYPAVWMTGPHARGEVLSVAFAGQDQFQDTGAKMVHMAPHTSSNIVSKSVARSGGRAAYRGLVQVNKGAKHSASSVECDALLVDTISRSDTYPYVDVREDDVTLGHEATVSQVSDDQLFYLMSRGIEEDEAMAMVVRGFVEPIAKELPMEYALELNRLIELQMEGSVG
- the sufD gene encoding Fe-S cluster assembly protein SufD; its protein translation is MTTANTVEPAVQPHRRVLANKGDIFSSFDVADFPVPKGRDEEWRFTPLRRLHGLHDGTAGEPAPADIAVDAAEGVEVHRVRRGDERLGRAGTPVDRVAAQAFSSFDEAVVLEVGRGAEAGAQDPVTVRITGPGEGRVAYGHVVIDVAAGAHAAVVLDYRGSGAFADNVEFLVGDAASLTVVSLGNWAADAVHLSGHHGRLGRDAVLRHTVACFGGSVVRVIPRVAFTAPGGDAELLGVYFADDGQYFEQRLLVDHAVPNCRSNVMYKGALQGDPDSRLPDARTAWVGDVLIRENAGGTDTYELNRNLILTEGARADSVPNLEIETGEIAGAGHAATVGRFDDDQLFYLMSRGIPEEVARRLVVRGFFGEVIHRIPVESVRDRLTDLIDAELATVEL
- the sufC gene encoding Fe-S cluster assembly ATPase SufC; this translates as MSTLEIKNLHAQVLPTDETAEPKPILKGVNLTIRSGETHAVMGPNGSGKSTLAYTIAGHPRYEVTEGEVLLDGENILEMSVDERARAGLFLAMQYPVEVTGVSMSNFLRSAATAVRGEAPKLRHWVKEVKEAMRGLEIDPSFSERSVNEGFSGGEKKRHEILQLDLLRPKFAVLDETDSGLDVDALRVCSDGINRYQEETDGGILIITHYQRILNYVRPDFVHVFHDGRFVESGGPELALALEEHGYERFIDAQS
- a CDS encoding SufS family cysteine desulfurase; the encoded protein is MLSPELRADFPILARTVRDGRPLVYLDSGATAQRPRQVIEAETRFLERCNAPVHRGAYQLAEEATDAYEGAREAIAAFIGADHEDLVFTKNATEALNLLAYTLGDDRAGRWAVGPGDTIVVTELEHHANLVPWQELARRTGARLRWYAATADGRIDLDSLDLDETVKVVAFTHQSNVTGAVSDVAEIVSRARAVGALTVLDACQSVPHMPVHVGELGVDALAFSGHKMLGPTGVGALWARRELLAALPPFLTGGSMIEVVAMDGSSYAGPPQRFEAGTMMTSQVVGLGAAVGYLEALGMPAVAAHERALTERALELLPAIPGLRIIGPAGPEDRGAAVSFQVDGVHPHDLGQVLDDRGVCIRVGHHCAWPVHRALGVQSTARASFYLYNTLDEVDALADAIVDAKRFFGV
- the sufU gene encoding Fe-S cluster assembly sulfur transfer protein SufU, encoding MKLEQMYQEVILDHYKHPQHAGLREPYGAEVHHVNPSCGDELTLRVALSADGATVEDVSYDAVGCSISQASTSVMAEEIIGRPVEEAMAKLAEFERMITSRGTVEGDEDLIGDGIAFAGVSKYPARVKCALLGWKAFQAATAEAMHGGAGPAADTEEDR